The Deltaproteobacteria bacterium genomic interval CTCGTTATCGCCTGCCGTATCCACCACGTGGCGTATGTAGAGAACTTATAGCCCTTCTTATAGTCGAACTTGTCAACGGCCTTCATAAGGCCGATGTTGCCTTCCTGAATAAGGTCGGAGAACTTAAGCCCGAGGTTCACGTAGCGCTTTGCGATGCTGACAACGAGCCTCAAGTTGGCTTCGATGAGGCGCTGCTTTGCCTCGTTCATGTTGTAGTCGTTTATCTTGACGTCGCGAGAGAGCTGCTTTAACTCCTCTCTTTTCATCTCTATCTTTCTAAGTACGCGCTTTATCCGAAGCTTTGACCTCTCGGCCCTCTTGCCGCTTCTCCTGCGCTCCTGGGTCTCGATTCTGTCCTCGAGCCTTGTGATGCGGCGGACGATTCTTGCAAGCAAGGCGCCGCTAAGGTTCATGTCCTTTAGAAGCTTATACGCGCTCTCGCCCTTACGGCGCTTCAACTTCGCGACCTGCTCGAGCACGTCCTCGGCATACTCCTCGTCGAACTGCCCTTCCTCCACCTCGTCAAGAAGTTTTCTCAAAGAGGCCTTTTCCTGCTCTATCCTCTCTGCCACCCTAAGCACCTCGCGCGAGGCAAACGGACTGCCAAGCACAAGACGCTTTAACTCCTCTCTTGCCTCTTCGATGCGCTTTGCAAGCACGACCTCTTCCTCGCGCTTTAGAAGCGATACGGAGCCCATCTCGCGCATGTAGATGCGCACCGGGTCCTCGACCCTCTCGGTCTCGAACTCTTCTTTTGCCTCGGGGGCCTCGCCCTCGGCGCTTCGCGCGTCCTCGGCCGTATCAACGACCTCTATGCCGAGCTCGCCAAGCGTTTCAAGCAGCGTGTCCATCTCCTCAACCGAGAAGTTCTCGTCCGAGAATGCGTCGTTTATCTCATCGTAGGTGAGAAAGCCCTTTTCCTTGCCCGTGCTTATAAGCGCGGCAATCTCGGTGCTGTTGTCGCCGCCCTTTACAACGACTATATCCTCGCCGCTTGCATTGCTGCCGGCAGCCTTTGCCGCCTTCACAGGCTTTACCGCTTTCACAGGCTTTGCCGCTTTTAACGGAGCCTTTTTGGCTGCCGCCTTATTAACGGCCGTGTCCTTTTTTTTGTTTGCCGTTTTCATGGTCGCTTTCCCTGCCATATTAGTTATTTTAAGACAATCTATCTCTTCGAAATAACGGGCTTTTTAATATTCGAGTATAGCACGTAACAATGCCGCGTGTCAAGCCGACGCGCCAAGATGCCACAAACAGCCCAACCCTAACTAGTTGTTTTTAAAGAATAATTTTTACAAGAAAACCCGCAACTATTTTCTCTCCATTTTTCTCTTGCTTTTTTCCTCAAGATGTTTTTTAATATTGTTTTTCGGGAGGCACGGGGCAACCCGCGAAACAAAACCAAAATGATGACACTCGTAATAATAATCCATGTGCTTGTAAGCGTATTTCTCGTGGCCGCCATCCTCATGCAGTTTGGCAAGGGCGCGAGCATGGGAGCAAGCTTCGGCGCTGGCGCAAGCCAGACGATGTTTGGAAGCAGCGGCCCAACGTCGTTCATGGGCAAAGTCACGATAGCGTGCGCAGCGATATTCATGGTCACCTCTCTATACCTCTCGTACGTGGCAAGCACTCCGTCTACCTCGTCCATAATGACGGACGTAAAGGCGGTAGAGAGCGCGCCGGCTGCTCCGGCAGCCCCAGAGGCTCCGGTAAAGCAGGGCACGCCGGAAAACGCGCCTGCTGCGAAATAACATAGTTTCAAGTCCAGGGTAAAACGCCGAAGTGGTGGAATTGGCAGACACGCCATCTTGAGGGGGTGGTGGGGCAACCCGTGGGGGTTCGAGTCCCCCCTTCGGCACCACTTACTTTCTTTTTACGAAAAAAGAAAGTAAGCAAAGAAACCTGGGGCATAATTAAAAATCTTGCAACACGCTCACAGTACCAGCCTAATCAATCCACGCACCACATCGTCTTCTTCTACGAAAGAAAGTACGCAAAGAAACCTGGGCATAATTAAAAATCTTGCAACACGCTCACAGTACCAGCCTAATCAACCCACGCACCACACCGTTCTCTTCTACGAAAAAAGAAAGCAAGCAAAGAAACCCGTGGCGTAATTAAAAATCTTGCAACACGCTCACAGTACCAGCCTAATCAATCCAAGCAACAGACCGTTTTCTTCTACGAAAAAAAGCAAATAACAACAAAATACAGCAGAGCGATTCCCCGTTCAAACCTACAACAATAAAAAAACGGCCGCAAGGCCGGTTTTTTTATCAATATATTATACGCTCATATCCGCGCCCAGGCGGCTAGCGCCTACTCGGGCTGACAGCTTAGCAGTTCATCCTTTCGCTCCTCTGGAATGGTAGTCGGCTTTCGCGGCGGCTCTTTCTCGTAGACAAGGGTCATCTGGTTCTGTTTTAGCGAAACCTCGCCCTTGACCTTCCTGTCTATGTTCTCTACCGTTACAGCGCCCTCGTGCAGCCCGACGCCGGTAAAGAGCCTTCCGGCATCGGTGCCAACCCATACGCTGAAATAAGTGCCCTTTACGCCGACAACCGCGGTAGGGGTATTGACGCGGAAGGAACCTGCCTGTGATTTGCTTACAAGCGACCTTAGCCTGCCCTCGAAAAGACTGACCATGGAACGTCCGCGTTTTCTGTCTTTACGCATGGAGAACTCGTTTATAACCATAGTTGAATCGGGTTGCAGCGTAAGCACGCTGTCGTCCTTCATAAGAAGCTTTACCCTGCTTGTGCCAAATGTCTCAATCTTGTCGTTCACATACACGGCATCGTTCAGGGCGGCCTCGCGAACGACCTTGCCGCGCTTTATCGTCACCTTGCCCTTGAGCGCGGCAACGTGCCCCGCAGGGCCCGCGGCGTAACTTACAGAACAATAACCGACAACGGCAAACAACACCGCTATGATCAATATAATCCTTCCCATACCCAAAAAGCGTATATTTTTGCCGGGCGGATGTCAACAACTTATTTCCCCCCAGGCAAAACGCCGCCAATTAAACATCCCATCTATGTTTGCTTGACTTTTAAACGAATATGGATTACATATTTTATATGGGCACACGTATGGCATATGCCGTTATCATTGCGTTTTCATGCTCGGCCCTGTTTTCGGCATCCACCGCCGCTGCCGAAGAAGGCATGACAACAACGGATTTCGTCCCGGTATCTGGCACTGTCGTTGATGCGTGCTCGGTCGACGCAACCGCAGGCAACGGCCTCCAGGTCACATGCACAAACAGCGCCGGTTCGCAAACAAGCGTCTCGGCAGATACGCTGCTTTCGGGCTCCGGCACGGCGGCAGGCTCAAACGTGGATATAACCCTTGACCCCAAAACCCTCTACGAAACAAAGGACTTCGATTCGTTTAGCACGGCCTACAGCCCCGGGCTTGTGGAGGAGAGCTCTCTGCAAAAGAAGGGCTGCGGTGACAAGACGGCCACACCGGCCGGCGTGACCGTCACATGGTGAAAAAAATATTTGCAATAGCCGCATTCGCGGCCCTTATGCTCTGCTCTGGCGAGGCCATGGCATGCACTGTAAAGGCTACGACTCCGGGGCTTGGCACGTACGCCACGAATCAGCCGGTCAACAACGATTCGAGTGGCTTTGTAACTGTAAACTGCCCCGGCACAACCCCCTACAACATCGGCCTTGATAACGGCCTTCACTACGCCGCGCCCTACAGACGGCTGCAAAACGGCGCCAGCTTCGCCAATTACGACCTATATAAGGACGCCTCGCGCACGCAAAAATGGGGGCTGGCACTTACGGAAGAACTCGTATACGGCATGGGCACCGGAACAGACCAGACATACTCGGTCTTTTCCAGGGTATTTGCCGTGCAATCGCTGCCGCCCGGGACATACACAGATACCGTCATCGTAACGGTTACCTACTAAGCACTTATCCTGCACCGCACATACCTTTATCTACAGCTATCTACAACCACATTGCCGGCAAAAACAACTTGACTTATATCGGACGAAGGTGTAACATTTAAACTGTCATTTTGTTTATTACCAAACATAAATAAGTAAAAATAACTTGTTTACCAATAAGGAGGATAAATAGTATGAGTAACTTCGCCGCAAAGACACTTCTGACAATTGCCGTTATATTTGCCGTAATGGTCTTTATCCCGGCACCGTCACATGCAGCACTGGCTACAACCTCGTTGAACATAAGTCTCAGCACCGCCAACACTTGCAGTGTCGCAACCAATCCGATAAACCTTGGTAACTACAGCAACCTGCAGCCAACCGAAAATGTCAACACGGTAACAAACGCCATAGTGGTGACCTGCACAAGCGGCGTAAACTATACAGTCGACTTGGGACAGGGCTCGAACTTCGGTCTTGGTCCGCAAGGCGGCAGGTCTCTTAAGGACGGCGGCGCAGGCACCACTTTCCTCTCATACAGGTTATACTGGGATACAGCTAAAACACAAATTGCCGGCTCGACCATTCCTACCGGCACCTCCAAAGGAGGCGTTGGCAACGGTTCGGTGCAACTTATAGAGCTAACAGGTGTTGCCCTGGCAAACCAGCCGGTAACTGTGCAGGCACCATACGCGGATACGGTCACCATAGACGTAACTTGGTAAGAATAACAACCCGTATAGTGCCACACGGCTAAAATATAGAACATACGCTCACTAAGGGAGATAATGCCATGAAAAAACGTCTTATTTTAACCTTTGCCGCTATAGCAACCATCATTATCACACTGATAGCGGTTGCACCGCCGTCTACCCAGGCGCTTACATCGACAACGACCATGAACTTCTCGATGCTTGTGCAAGGCACTTGCTCGGTAACAGCCTCAGCCGTAACCATACCGCCATACGCAAGCAATCAACCCACGAATAACACAACAGATGCCACAATTTCGGTATACTGCCCAATGGGCACAAATTACGGCATAGACATAGATGGTGGGTTGCATAAGGGTCTGTCCCCAAATCCAACCTATACTAACACAAGGGCCCTTGCAGACCCGTTAAATATGAGCCATATAGCATACCTGCTCAACTGGATAAACCCGCTTACCCAAGCCCTTGAAGGGCCTGCTGGCATTGGCGCTGACGCTGGCACCCCACGGATAGATTCGGGCACAGGCGCAACACAGAACTTCAAGGTTCGCGTGACCGTCCCGGGCAATCAGTGGGGCAACACAGGGCTCACATACACGGATTCTGCAACGGTTACGGTAACATATTAAAAAAAACAGATAAGGAGACGTAGACAAATATGAAGCGCATTATAATCATCTCGGCAATAATAGCAACAGCGGCAATACTGGCACTTTCACTCTCAACGCACAAGGCAGAGGCAATGAGCGCCACAGGCTCGATAAGCGTCTCCGGAACTGTCGTAATAGCCTGTTCGGTAACGACCAGCGCCGTAGTATTCCCGCAGTATATAACAACGCAGCCCGGCAACGTAGCGGCGCCTAACGCTCCGGTAAACGTCACCTGCGCAAACGGCGTGCCCTATACTATAGATTTAGATAACGGCGCAAACGGAACAGCGCCGCAAAGAAGCATGAAGGATGCCGGCGCAAACCTCCTAAACTACACCCTTTACTGGGATGCGGGGTCAACGCAGGTGGCAGGCTCTGTCTCCGGCGGCGCAGCCACTGCATCGATTACCGGAAACGGCGCAGTCCAGGCGCAAGGCCTTTACGGCGTAATACCTGGCGGACAGGCGGCGGTACCAGGAGCCTATACAGACACAGTCGGCGTAACAGTAACCTACTGACAAGCTTCTGCATAAAGATATGCTCAAAGGGCCCTTTCGAGGGCCCTTTGCTTTTCCGGCCGCCCACTATCTTTAACCGGTCATTTAACGCCATTGCCACACACTTGGCCACAAGCTGCCAAAAACCGAATAAACATAAAAAAATCCTTGACTTAGGCGCTTTTTAGTTGTAGTATTCCAATGTAATTTCAAGAAAATGTCAAACCATGGCAGGAGAAACACCATGACCAAAAAAGCCATTCTTTTTTTACTACCGCTATTTCTGCTCATGCCATCGATCGTTTACGCCAGTTCCCTGAATGTGCTCCCGCTAAAAGTATTCATAACCCCGGACAAGAAAACCGACAGCCTTGTCCTTAAAAACGAAGGCGATGAAACAGTCACCATCAAGGTAAAGGTCTACGAATGGACCCAGAACGACAAGGGCGCTGACATAACCGAAAAGGCCGCCGAAGATATCGCCTACATGCCGAAAATCCTTACCATTAACGCAAAGGGCGAAGGCAGAATAAAGATAGGCTACAACTATGATAAGGGCTCCGAGCCGGCGGAGAGAACCTACAGAATCATAATCGAAGAGGTGCCGCAGTCGTTCACATCGGATACTCCGGTGCTGAAAATAGCGCTAAGGATCTCGGTCCCCATATTCATAGCTCCGTCGAAAAAAGCCGTGCCGTCTGGCAAGATAACCGGCGTCAATACATCCAAAGGCGCCCTCTCCTTTGACATAGAAAACACCGGCAAGACGCACTTCCAGATAACCAAGGCAAGTGTTGCAATACTTGACGCTTCCGGAAAAGAAATAGGAAACGTGCCCATAAAAAGCTGGTACGTGCTTTCAGGCAAAAAAAGGCCACACTCTGCAGAGATACCGCCCGATATATGCAAAACAGCGGCAAAACTGGCAATGACCGCCGAGGCCGCGGGCCTCACCTTGAAAGAAACCGTCAATGTGGACAAGAAAATGTGCAATTAAGATTGCGCTTTTTCTCTCTGCCCTATTTTACATTTTCCTTTTCTCAACGTCCGCCACGGCAAGCGAAAAGGCAATCCTTACATTCTACCTAAACGATGTCGAAAAAGGCGACGGCTTCGTCTACACCACGGAGTCCGGCGACGTGCTCGTTCTCTCGGAAGACCTGACCGAGATAGGCATCATCGTAAAAGGCAAGGAGACCGTCATAGGCGGCCAGCGCCATACCTCGCTGAAATCTCTGAAAGCCACCGGCATTGACTACGCCCTGGACGCGTCGGTAGCCACACTGAAGCTGACAGCCCCGCCAAGCGCATTCGAACAAACCGTCATAGGGCTCGGCAGACTAAGGCCCAAGGGGCTAGAGTCCCCTGAGACAAGCTCCGCGTTCCTGAACTACTCATTCGACTTCACGCGCGACCATTACTTCGACCCGACGGCCTTCTCCATGCCGCTCGAACTAGGCGTAAGGTACAGAAAATACCTCCTCTACTCTACTTACTCCTACACAAAAAACAACGACGGAGAGACCTCGGTTCGCATGATGACAAACATCGTGCGCGACGACACCGCGCGCATGCGCCGCTACATACTCGGCGACTTAAACGCTACGACCATGGAACTCGGCGGCGGTTCGACCATAGGCGGACTCGGCATCTCTAAAAATTACTCGCTAAACCCGTTCTTCCTTCGCTACCCAGGTCTCACTCTAACGGGCATCATAACATCGCCATCGGACGTAGAACTATGGGTCGACGGCTCGCTTGTAAGCAAGCAGACCCTTCACCCGGGCGAATTCGAGTTCAAAAACATTCCTCTTACAAGCGGCGTTGGCGAGGCCTCAATGGTCATACGCGACTCGTTTGGCAAGGAAAAGCGCATCGTCGTCCCGTTTTATTTCTTTTCGACACTTCTGGCCAAAGGATTTCACGAATACTCATACAACACAGGATTTAGAAGGCTACACCTCGGCCAGGAAAGCGACGACTACGACAAAAATCCCTCATTCCTTGCCTTCCACCGCTACGGACTGACCGAGGCCCTCACCCTCGGCTACAGGGCCGAAGGAACAAACGGCATGGCAAGCGGCGGCCTCATGACGAACTTCATGCTCGGCCCGCTGGGTTTCTTCGACGCTGCATACGCAAGCTCCAAAGAAGAGGTCACGGACAAATCCGGCGATGCGTACTCCGTAGGATATACCTATTCCATCGGCAAGTACGGAGTAAACCTAAGAGGTACGCTCCGCTCCTACAGCAGGTACTACACGAACCTCTCCATGCCAGTTGCGAAGGACAGGGCAAGCGAAGAACTCATAGCATCCATATCCTACGCAAACCGCCTGATGGGAAGCGTATCTCTCGGGTATACCAACGCCCACCATTACGAGCAGGAAGACTTCGAAAAATACTCGCTTAAATACTCACGGAGCCTGTTCAGGGGCTTATCCTTCGACACAACGCTCTCTGTCACCCAAACGAGCACCAGACGCACTGAAGAGATATTCGCGAACCTGCGATACATGATAGGAAATACCACCACGGCCGCGCTCGGCTACGAAAACACCGACGGCACGGCCAAAGGCATAGCAACTATTAACAAAGCGCCGATTAACGACAAAGGCGCGGCCCTGAGGCTTCGGGCAGAGCGCACGGAAGAGCAAACAACAAACTACGACAACGAAGCCATGTACTATGCGCGCTACGGCATCTACTCGGCGCGATACAACGAAACATTCGACATATCGTCCTACAGCGCGCGGGCTGCCGGCAGCATAGCAACGGCAGGCGGAAGCGTGCATCTCGGACAACCGATAAGCGATTCCTTCGCGATAGTCAAGACAGGCAACATAAAAGGCCTCGGCGTAACGGCAAACGGCGCGACAGCCTATCCGACCGACTGGCGCGGCGAAACGCTCCTTACCAGGCTTACGGCATATGAGGCAAACAACATAAGCATCAAAGACGACGAAGTGCCGCTCGGATACTCTCTGCCGACCTACACGCGCTACGTCTCGCTCCAGACTAGGGGAGGAACACTGCTTGACTTCGCTCCGGCAAAGCTGCAGGCAATAACCGGAAATGTACACATAGTGGAAAACGGCAGAATAACGCCGGCAGAATTCTGGCTCATGACAGTAACCGCAGCGGGCGTTGACTACGGATCGCCTCTTATCCAGAACGGCGAGTTCTACCTCGAAAACATTCCTGTAGGAAAACATACCGCGCAGATACGGCGCGGCGACAAGAACTGCTCCGTTGATATCTCCGTACCGGAGAGCAAGGCCGTAGAGATAAGCGTCGGCCTTATACTATGCAAAAACATGGCCGAGGGCCCCGGTGTCGACGAAAAGGAAAAGGTTGCTATTAAGACCGAGGATACGGGCTTTGCAACGGCAATAGCACCGCCGCCTTCCAAGCCGACGGCGGCAGGCACCACGCATCCGATAGGAGCCGCAGCAGGCAAACCGGCCGCAAAAATCCCGGTTATAAGCGGCACCCTGCTTATTCTCGAAGGCACTACGGCAAAACCAGCGGCAAATTGGACGGTAACGCTCGAAAACGCCAAAGACGAGCACAGCTTCGCATTGGACGAGAAAGGCTCGTTTGCAGCCAAAGACGTGGCCGGTGGCGCCTACGAAGGCACGGCAACCAACACCACAGGCAACGCTATTTGCGATTTCCCGCTCATGATACCGCCCTCTACCGGCAATTCCATTGCACTTCCGTCCATAACCTGCACAGAACTCTACGCTCTGACCTCTATGGAAGGTAAAAATTACTCGGTGCAGGTCGGCGCATTCAAGGAAAGAGACAATGCAGAAGAAGTTCTTCGCCGCTTCAAAGACGGCGGCTTCGACACCTTTATATACGAAGACACGCTTGTCAGGGTATGGGTCGGCAGCTTCGAAAAAAGAGGCGATGCCGCGCGCCTCGCACGCAACCTGAGAAAATCAACGGACAGCGACGCCTACGTCATGGAATTCGCAAAAACTTCGCTCACCCCGAAAACAACAGGAGCAGCAAGCTCCTTTACGGTACAGGCCGGTGCCTTCCTCGTCCCCGAGCACGCTGAAGAACGGTTAAACACTCTAAGAGAAAAAGGTTACGATGCCTTTATATATAGCGACAGGACATTCTCACGGGTGCTGGTCGGTAAGTTCGACAATCTCGCCGAAGCAACATCGCTTGGGCGAAGCATCGAAGCAAAAGAAGGATTCGACACATTCGTAACCGCCGTTACGCGCGCCCAACTTGCGTCTCGCGCAGGCAAACGCAGCTATTACGCAGTGCAGGCCGGAACCTTCAAAAACCGCTCTGAGGCCGAGGCTCTTCTTAAATACTATCGGAGCGAAGGCTACGATGCACACATATACGAAAACACCACGATACGCGTGCTGATAGGCAAATTCAATACAAAAAAAGAAGCCTCAGAAGAACGCGGCCTGATAAAGAAACGCTTGGCCAAAGAAACTTCCGTTGTTGAAATCAAACCGGCACCCGGCAAACAACCTTAGAGGCAAAATCAAAATCCTGGCACTCGAATTCGATAACAACACCAAAAAACTGCTCCGCTGGAAACACGGAAAACTAAAGTAAAAACAGCTGGTTACTCAAAAAACAAGGGGCGGCCATAGGGCCGCCCCTTCTCTGTTGCACGATTATCTTTGAAACTTACTTCTTGGTCGTGGTCTTTGCCGGTGCCGGAGCTGCTGCAGGAGCCGGAGCTGCCGCAGGTGCAGGAACTGCCGCAGGGGCCGGAGTTGCCTCAGGTGCCGGTGCTGCCGCAGGTGCTGCGGGCGGAGCAGGAGCCGGGGCCGGGGCCTCGCTCTTACAACCGGTCATTACCGCGAGCGGGAGCACAAGTGCTGCCGCTGCAAACATCGCAAATATCTTCTTCATTTTTTCTTTCCTCCAGATGGAATATTTTTTTAACGCATACCCTGAGGGTTATATATCAAGAACCATGATAGGTTTAATCAAGAATATTACTCTCATATTTGGCAAGTGTCAAGAGCTAAAAATTTTTCGCCTGTGTGCGCCTTGACATGCCGCTGATATCGGCTATATTCTACTCATAGCACGGCGCACACCTAAAGCCACACACCTTTGCCCCGCCTGCAAAAACCGCAAAGGAGGTAACACGCGATGCAACCAACACTCAAACCGAAAATACATCGCGACTACATGCACACCATCGCAAAAAATATTGCAACAGGAATCAACAGCGAGGAAATCTCGAAAAACAGGGGCGGCTCAAGGCGGCTTCTTGCGAAACTTGCCGGCACGCTGACACTAAACCTTGCGCTGGACTACCAGTCTATATATCCGCTTCTAAACGCCCACGTCGACGAAAACATAAGAAGCAGCGCGGAAAAACTAAAAACAAAAGTAGCGAACCTTGGCAATACCGCAGAGATATACATACGCAAATGGGAAAGCGAGACATCCATATTAAACGCCACAGAGGCTTTTGTGACGGACACAAAAGAACTTTTCTTTACCCTGGCGCAAACGATAGAGGAAACAAACAATGTCATGGCTCCGTTGACCGAGCTGCCGGGACAGTAAAACACAAAAAAATACGGCGCAAGGGAATTATCCCCGCGCCGCAACATATACTTACCTAAGAGAAAATCAGGCGTTCTTTAGCGCGCCAAACGCCGCCTTTGCCGTTTCCTCGGCCTCTCTTACCGTATCGCTTATGCCTATGCCCTTATACGCGCTTCCGGTAAGATAAAGCCCCTTGTGCCTGGAGCTAAGCTTCATTATCTCCTCCACTCTCTCTATGTGCCCGATAGTGTACTGCGGCATGGAGTTCTTCCACCTGTATATGCGCGTTAGCACAGGAACCGCGTCTATTCCCATTATGTCCTTCAACTCGGCCCTCACAACAGCGCTCATCTCCTCATCGGTCATATCAACGAGCGCGGCGTTCGAAGCGCCTCCGACAAAGCACCTGATAAGCACCTTATCATCGGGCGCCCTGCCCTCCCACTTAACCGAGCTCCACGTGGCTGCCATGATTTTCCTGCCCTCTGTCCTCGGTATGACAAAGCCGAAACCGTCTAACGGGTGTTTTATGTCTTTTTTCTCGAATGCGATAGAAACGGTCGCTGTTGAAACATACGCAATCGTTCTCAAAAGCTGTGGCAGTTCTCTGTCAACGCCGCCTATGAGGTTCGCGGTCACATGCGCAGGGGTTGTGAATATTACCGCATCCGCCCTCAGAGAAGACCCGTCGCCAAGTGTTATGGCATACCCGAGTTCCTTATTCTCCTTTATATCAGCGGCCATGGTATTTGTGCGTATCTCGACCGCGTCCTTTGACCTCTCCACAAGCTTATCTATCAGTTCGACAAGCCCGCCCTTTAGCGTCATGAACATCGTGGGCCTCGGGCCTGCCTGAGAAGCCGCGGGCTTTGCGCCGCCGTGCATACCGCCGCTCTTCATCCTCGCCAGCATGCCTTTTATCAGACTTCCGTACTTTTCTTCGAGCTCAACGAACTTCGGAAAACTCGAGCGAATGCTCATGGTATCGGGGTCCCCTGCATGCACTCCGGCAACGAGCGGCTCTGCTATCTTATCCAGGGCCTCTTTACCAAGCCTCCTTGTCACGAACTCGGCAAGGCTCTCGTCCTTATTTCCTTTTTTCTTAGGTATAAAGAGCTCAAGCCCCATCCTTATCATTCCGGGTATGGAGATAAGACTGCTCGTAAGAAGCGGGAGCATCTTTGTCGGGACCATTAATATGACGCCTTCTGGCAGAAGATGAAGCTTGCCTTTTGAAAGAACAAAGGTCTTGCCTCTTGGCCT includes:
- a CDS encoding SPOR domain-containing protein yields the protein MWTRKCAIKIALFLSALFYIFLFSTSATASEKAILTFYLNDVEKGDGFVYTTESGDVLVLSEDLTEIGIIVKGKETVIGGQRHTSLKSLKATGIDYALDASVATLKLTAPPSAFEQTVIGLGRLRPKGLESPETSSAFLNYSFDFTRDHYFDPTAFSMPLELGVRYRKYLLYSTYSYTKNNDGETSVRMMTNIVRDDTARMRRYILGDLNATTMELGGGSTIGGLGISKNYSLNPFFLRYPGLTLTGIITSPSDVELWVDGSLVSKQTLHPGEFEFKNIPLTSGVGEASMVIRDSFGKEKRIVVPFYFFSTLLAKGFHEYSYNTGFRRLHLGQESDDYDKNPSFLAFHRYGLTEALTLGYRAEGTNGMASGGLMTNFMLGPLGFFDAAYASSKEEVTDKSGDAYSVGYTYSIGKYGVNLRGTLRSYSRYYTNLSMPVAKDRASEELIASISYANRLMGSVSLGYTNAHHYEQEDFEKYSLKYSRSLFRGLSFDTTLSVTQTSTRRTEEIFANLRYMIGNTTTAALGYENTDGTAKGIATINKAPINDKGAALRLRAERTEEQTTNYDNEAMYYARYGIYSARYNETFDISSYSARAAGSIATAGGSVHLGQPISDSFAIVKTGNIKGLGVTANGATAYPTDWRGETLLTRLTAYEANNISIKDDEVPLGYSLPTYTRYVSLQTRGGTLLDFAPAKLQAITGNVHIVENGRITPAEFWLMTVTAAGVDYGSPLIQNGEFYLENIPVGKHTAQIRRGDKNCSVDISVPESKAVEISVGLILCKNMAEGPGVDEKEKVAIKTEDTGFATAIAPPPSKPTAAGTTHPIGAAAGKPAAKIPVISGTLLILEGTTAKPAANWTVTLENAKDEHSFALDEKGSFAAKDVAGGAYEGTATNTTGNAICDFPLMIPPSTGNSIALPSITCTELYALTSMEGKNYSVQVGAFKERDNAEEVLRRFKDGGFDTFIYEDTLVRVWVGSFEKRGDAARLARNLRKSTDSDAYVMEFAKTSLTPKTTGAASSFTVQAGAFLVPEHAEERLNTLREKGYDAFIYSDRTFSRVLVGKFDNLAEATSLGRSIEAKEGFDTFVTAVTRAQLASRAGKRSYYAVQAGTFKNRSEAEALLKYYRSEGYDAHIYENTTIRVLIGKFNTKKEASEERGLIKKRLAKETSVVEIKPAPGKQP
- the hemG gene encoding protoporphyrinogen oxidase; this encodes TEKTEGYLIEGGPDCFLSEKPWAMALCRKLGLGDRLMPTARPRGKTFVLSKGKLHLLPEGVILMVPTKMLPLLTSSLISIPGMIRMGLELFIPKKKGNKDESLAEFVTRRLGKEALDKIAEPLVAGVHAGDPDTMSIRSSFPKFVELEEKYGSLIKGMLARMKSGGMHGGAKPAASQAGPRPTMFMTLKGGLVELIDKLVERSKDAVEIRTNTMAADIKENKELGYAITLGDGSSLRADAVIFTTPAHVTANLIGGVDRELPQLLRTIAYVSTATVSIAFEKKDIKHPLDGFGFVIPRTEGRKIMAATWSSVKWEGRAPDDKVLIRCFVGGASNAALVDMTDEEMSAVVRAELKDIMGIDAVPVLTRIYRWKNSMPQYTIGHIERVEEIMKLSSRHKGLYLTGSAYKGIGISDTVREAEETAKAAFGALKNA